The DNA sequence tgccccgcttttaccattatgccccttagcatgtttataaatactttccctctctttaattttttagtttctgcaatttttcgaatttcttCTTGCTTTGTTCGTGCTTCATTCTTGCATTCGGAGACCTCTGCTTCTTCCAACTTTCGCTTTTGGATAAAGGTTAGTGTTTTACTTTTATGACATGCTTTGtgattgcatgcttttattttctttggagaGGGAGAAGTGACGTTGTAGGCCTTCGTATCCCCTTAGGGACTCtcgttttttattctttttccttttttctttgtaGGTTTTCATcgtatttttagaaaaatgtcTTCTGTAGAGGCTCTTTCTCAATGGGTTGATGTCACAGTCCTAGGAGAGGAACCTTTGGTCGATGCGGAGTTTAttactcatcttcgtactcaccaCAGGATTTGTGTTTCTGAGGATGACGAGCCGAAGTATGAGTTGGTAGTCCCAGGTCCAGAAGACCAGGTTTGCTTTGGGAGGGCCAATGAGGCatcttctcattttttctttatgtatgaatgtatgatcacccgtctgggtgtctttcttcctttttcggattttgagatgtctgttttgcaccactgtcgagttgcccctacccaacttcaccccaattcttggggttttctgaaaatttatcaatttattagtcAAGCTTTGGACTTCCCGACTTCTTtaaggatttttttttcttttccacatgactaagccctttagtgcgCTAAACAATAAACAGCAATGGGTGTCCTTCcaagccatacaaggtcggagaattttcaccctttttgacgaatccttccatgacttcaaaaattattttttcaaagtgcaagctgtagagggtcaccaccccttttttctggatgataactcttctccttgctttcccttatactggctggaggcctcctcttgtgagaaatatggtctggatgacctggatgaagtagaggctgccattgtggggttcctccgagaagtatgggggagggccccatatttgGATACTAAAAAGTTTCTCCAAGGGTCTCCGACCTTTATCCAAGCGCAGCTAGGtagctttttcttgttttaaattttcgaCTTATCAACTGATCATTCCGACTTGTTTGATTCCTTAgctattatttttctttttcagaaatgGCTAAGACAAATACTCAAGAATCTTTCCAGAGAGTCCAGGAGGCCAAAGCCAAGTCTCGCGCTCGGGCTGGTGGTGCCAGggttatctctcctcctcctcctcctcggaaCATTGGGACTCTTTCCAAACCCattgtaatttcttcttcagctcCCCCTCAGCCGCTCCCCGTCGTCCGACCTTTCCCTGATccaaagaagcgcaagactttagagtTTGGTGCTTCTGGtgaggttaaggcggatgctattGAGTTTGTCCGAAAGAATATCTATCCCCATGTTCGTATAGGCATGGATGATATGTCTGTTCGGAGCCACCTTACCACTATGGTCGAGGAGAGTCTCAAAGCGGCGGGGGTTTGTGGCAAACTCTTGGATatctttgagaaggctcccctCAGCTCTTTAGGGACGACCTCGAAGGTCGAGGAGCTGGAGGAAAGGCTTCGCTCATATCAAGAGCATGAGGgagagttgaagaaggagatCGCCAAGCTGAGGGAGGAAAGAGATACCTTCCGGGAGAAAGGGAAGGTTTTGCAAGCCCAGTGCAACATGGAGATGGAGTTGAGAAAAACAGCGCAGGCCAGCTATCAGAGTTTATTCAaagatcttgtgtctgtgaagaatgatctgctgaattctcggaaggcatatgatgagttggaggactcaattgctgatggcgccgaggagtcttggaggattTTCTTGGAGCAAGTCAGGGTgattgctcccgacttggatctttctcctttacatcctgacaaagttgttattgatggtgccatcgtggatcctcctgcccccgtaatcgtttccgagtcagaattgaagactcgggggcagaggattattgagtccccTCCTCGTTCTAAAGACGCTCCGAGTTCTTCAGTAGTTCCTCCTATCTCTTCATCTCCCATGGATGCTTCTGGTGGCGCTCCTCCTGACTCCGGTGGTGGTGATCCTtctaaaaaatgatttttggCTATTTGGGGTCCGGCCTGTGGGCCCCcgtttttaaactctttatttatttctggTTGGTGGCGTTGAACAATTTTCTTTGGCCTTTtgaggccgtaaacaaaatattttgagtacccttttttaataagggttttaacttaacaaaataaatacccttttttggataagggtttaagttaccttatgcgtgtatgcttttttgattttctgaattccccttgaccttttcttgaaaacctttctttttggCTTGTTTATTTTTCTGAGCTTTTTGTTTAAGGACTTTTGGGGCATCCTTTAAACTTCTTCCTAGGTTTTACAATCTCTTTTCGTTATCCCTTATACTCAACTTTGTTTTAGcgagttcttatgacttaggttatttttgcgatgcgtttttcttctactcggtccTTCACTCCGATTTACGGGTCGAAGTATTTCCGAGCTTTTCTACTCGGGCTCTTGTTTCAACTTATGAGTCGGATTTGTTCccgagtttttacgatcgactcatataacctctttacaccaacttgtacctcgtcgttttatcctgacgaccatataggtcggttcatgggattttcacattttgtcgagcttaagtcggcgcgtttcgtagaaagactttagaaaataaaaaggattttataagagatatcgtagatgaaaaagatctttattaattggggaggcacctttttgctactaagggttttaaTAGCctatttcccttagcctctactatgatgcctcgttaaaaacccttctccagaaaaaatcattttgggaaaaaatcatgaagttgggaaaagagtacatcagggagtaaaGTTcacttttaactgtagtaccttctcatgttacaagcatgccacgacctcgggagctcagtgccgttcaggtcggttattttataataaccttttcctaaaacttcattgactttgtatggtcccttccaatttgcggcgagcttcccttctcctgatttgttggctccgatgtcgtttctgattaagaccaagtCATCTGGAGCAAacgttcttcgaatgactttcttgttgtaccttgtgatcatcctttgcttcaacgctgcttctcttatctgggcgtcttctcggacttcggggagcaagtcgagctcctctttgtgcccctgtatgtttTCGATCTCAttatggagaattacccttgggctttgctcattgatttctattggtatcattgcttctacgccatagactagtcggaagaGCGTTTCTCCGGTGGCGGATTGAGGCgttgtcctgtaagcccataatacttgggggagctcttcggcccaagctccttttgcttcttgcaatcttttccttagtcctgccagtatgactttgttggctgcctcggcttgcccattggcttgtgggtgctccaccgaggtgaactgatatttgattttcatactggctactaagcttctgaaggtagcatcggtgaattgggttccattatccgtagtgatggaataaggtatcccatatcttgtgatgatatttttgtagaggaacctccgacttctttgagcggtgatggtggccaatggttctgcttctatccacttcgTGAAATAGTCTATTCCCACGATAAGgcatttgacttgtcctggcgcttggggaaaaggacctaacaaatccattccccattttgcaaaaggccatggagaagtgatactgatgagctcttctggtggagccacgtggaaatttgcatgcatctgacatggttgacatttttttcacaaattctgtggcatctttctgcaaggtcggccaatagaatccagctcggattactttcctggctagtgaccttgctccaAGATGGTTTCTGCAGattccactatgtacttcctccaacacctcatcagtttttgaggtcggtacgcactttaacagtggtgttgatatcccccttctgtagaggatatttctcaccaaaagtgtagtgttgtgcttcccttcggatctttttagcttctctctcctctttagggaggatgtcgaatttcatgtattcaactaaggggttcatccatccgaggtctaaaccgactacctcaagtacttcTTGCTTGTCTTTTATTACTGAGGGTTCCTgaagggtttcttggatcaggcttctgttgttccctcctggtttggtacttgctaacttagatagggcgtctgctctgctgtttagatcccgagttatgtgtttgactTCGGTTTCTGCGAAGCGCCCAAGGTATTCcaaagttttttccaagtacttcCTCATATTTGGATCATTTGCCTGATattctccacttatttgggaggttaccacttgtgagtcgctgtatatcatcacctttgtagcaccgacttcttctgctaatTTTAGTCCAGCAATCAAGgtttcatattctgcctgattatttgaagccggaaattcaaattttaaggaaacctctatctgggttcctctttcatctaccaatattatgcctgcgccgcttcccgttttgttggaggatccatctacatagagttcccatgtagttggtttttcctcctgatcccctgcgtattctgcaacgaagtcggcgaggcattgagctttgatcgctgtccgagtttcatattttaagtcgaactcggaaagctctattgcccattggaccattctccctgcaacatccgtcttttggaggatttgcttcatgggttggttcgtacggactcttattgtatgggcctgaaagtagggtcgtagccttcgtgaggctattactaaggagtaggcaaacttttctagtttgtggtaccttagttcagggccttgtagaactctactgatgaagtagactggatgttgtccgacctcgtcttcttttatcagggctgatgagacagccctgtttgctaCGGATAAGTACAGGACGAGGTCTTTCCCAGGTACTGGTCGGGTtagaataggaggttggcttaaaaactttttgaactcctggaatgcctcctcgcattcaggagtccattcgaactggcatccctttcttaataaggagaatagtggaagggatttcagtgccgatcctgccaagaatctggagagggctgcaaatCGGCCGTTTAGCTGctggacttctctcaaacaagtcggacttttcatttctaggatggctctacacttGTCGGGATTAgcttcgatccctctttgtgttagcataaaccctagaaatttccctgcttccactgcgaaggcgcactttgcgggatttagtctcatcccgtgcagccttatggtgtcaaagacttgagagaggtctgacaagaggtcgacttccttcttggtctttaccagcatatcgtcgacgtatacttccattagactccccagatgaggggaaaacactttattcatcaacctttgatatatGGCCCCCGCATTCTTTAATCtaaatggcatgaccacgtagcagaaattagctctgggcgtgatgaatgatgttttctcctggtcgggctcatacatcgggatttgattatatcctgagtaggcgtccatgaacgataagtattggtaccccgagctggaatccactagggtatcaatacttggtaggggataagggtctttaggacatgccttatttaagtcggtgtagtcgacacacattctccatttgccattctgttttttgactagcactgtattggctagccatgttgggtacttgacttctctaatgaagccagcttccaggagtgcctgtacttgttcttctactattagggttcgttctgggccgagcttctgtcttctttgctgtacaggtcgggatcccggataaaccgagagtttgtgggacatgagctcgggatctaTTCCAGGCATGTCCGAGGCCTTCCAGGCAAAGAGGTCGgagttatctcttaggagcttagccaatccttgttttagggtttcccctagattggctcctatatgagtatttttcccttcctccttaccgacctgtatctcctcggtttttcctcccggttgtggtcgcagctcttctttGGCCCTTGCGCCCCCGAGTTTTATCGTGTGAACTTCTCTGCCTTTCCCTCTtagatttaggctttcattgtagcacttccttgccaacttttgatctccccttaccgttgctattcccgctgaggtcgggaatttcatgcagaggtgaggagtagataccactgctctgagtcgattgagggtagctctgccgattaaagcattatatgatgaccccacatcaatgactatgaagtctatactcagagtctttgatttttccccttttccaaaagtagtgtgaaaggggcaaaaatcctagcggttttattggcgtgtcccctaatccgtatagggtgtcggggtaggctcttaattctttctcatctaaccctagcttgtcgaaagcaggcttaaaaaggatgtccgccgagcttccttggtctactagggttctgtggaggtgggcatttgctaggatcatggttatcactactggatcatcatgtccagggattattccttgcccatcttcttttgtgaatgaaatggtagggAGGTCAGGTGACTCTTCTCCGACCTGATaaactcttttgagatgtcttttgcgagaggatttggtgagtccccctcccgcgaaccctcctgagatcatatggatatgtctctctggtgtctgcggtggtgggtctcttctatccatgtcgtctcgctttctctttctgtgaccgtccgacctttctatgagatatctatcaagccgaccttctctagccagcttttctatcacatttttaaggtcgtaacagtcgtttgtggagtgaccatatattttatggtactcgcagtaatcgttgcggcttcccccttttttatttttaatgggtctagggggtggcaaTCTCTCAGTGTTATAAATCTCTCTAtatacgtccactatagaaactttcagaggagtataggagtgatattttcttggcctttcgagaccgagttcttcctttttcttggtttccctttctctctcttttgttgagggagggggtccgggtcgccaactcaggtctcttaatttggcgttttcctccatgttgatgtacttttcagctctttcctgtATATCACTCAAAGAGGTGGGTGTCTTTTGGATATGGACtgcgagaagggaccttctctaagcccattgactaaccccattattactgcctcgGTGGGTAGGTCTTGaatctccaaacatgctttattgaatctttccatataggctcgtaaagattctccgacctcctgttttattcccaggaggctcggtgcatgtttcactttgtctttctggattgagaacctcatcaaaaacttccttgagaggtcttcaaaactagtaaccgacctcggggggaggctatcgaaccacttcatcgctactttcgatagagtggtcggaaaggctttgcatcgcgtagcgtcggaagcatcagctagatacatccgacttttgaagttgctcaggtgatgctttggatccgaggttccgtcatagaggtccatgtcagggcttttgaagtttctcggaactttagccttcattatgtcctcgctgaagggatcctccccacctaagggtggttcttcttgttcgtcgcgggagttgcgacttttgagggaggattccaACTGTAAGAgctttctttctaactcttttcgtcgttccctctcctcttttaggctcttttcagtttccttttgcCGCTCTCGTTCCTGCTCTAATTGCTCCAGGCGGCTGTGGATtaatcccatgagttcagttacATGGGGTGGTCCTTCTTTTTCTGACTCGCGCCCTTCTGAGGAGTTTACCTTCGGGTTCTTTATTCCGGAAGTGCCTTCCCTGTGTTGATTATCGATTTCTTGGTGGAGGGTGAGGTCCACATCGTTGTtgcctgtgtccagattctctcttgttcagaatctgtctccacatggccttcttcgtgggatctatccgccatcgttggatgatctctcgggtccccggcaacggcgccaatgttacggtgggtaaccggagattaataagatggatggctttggttggcccaatcgtccgCGGATGGTGGCTTCTGAGCTAGTTTGCACGttggagcctccttccgacttgtgctcgtgaatgaatggggggtggtacttgcaaagacactccgatgcctaagttagcaagggtgtgagcaagtctagagagtattgggcttagagatacctgaggggtgtcagtgtatttatagtggtgagccaataaccaccgttggagtagtgccatatttttagggtgttaacccattatcttagggaggttaagatatagCTCGATAAAgtagttagagagattttaggggcagttactcatttgaatgagtgcttatctgccaaCTATTCTCCGTCTCGACTTCTTGGGAGTAAGTCGGgtttgacaccgacttcttagtgTGAAGGTTGGTGCTTAGTAAGGCTCAATTCTCTGGACTAGGCCTTTTATTTGGActtgggcctttattattgAGCCAGGATAGGAACAGTAACATTTAGAATTCGGCTAATTTTTTAGATATTGGTCAAATTTTAGTATAATACTTAATTAtgaaattttatataaatattttttaatttggagGCGAAACAATTCGTAGGGGACATattatgtttttaatatttaaatttacaATATATAACGAACATATTGTATATCTTTATGATATACGAGAGGCATATCCTGAATATACAGGAAATATATTGTCTTAtgctaaaattttaaaaaacactataaaatttaataattgagtATTATACCAAATgaatatctaaaaaaatttacgTTAGTATTCACCTGTATATACTCCCAAGAAAGTTACTCACATTTCACCTCTTTTGCTAAGAATCTGTCTATTTCAAGTTTTTCAACCTGAGACGGGTTGAACTAATACAAAAAGAGTAAAGGACAAATCCATCCCTGACCTTTTTTTTCGCGGACATTTTCGTCCTCGAGGTTTGAAAAATACTTTAATGTTCCTGACCCTCCGAAAAAGTGGACATATTTACCCCTCCGTTATAGTCGCTCCGTTTGTCCTGACGGAAAACGGTGACGTGGCTCCCGTGGCGCTGACCTGGCCGTTACGGGCTGCCACGTGGGATGGACTTTTGAAAAGAGGACGTATTAGTCCTTTCACACAAAAACGTGTAGCTTTTCAAAATAGGACATATTAGTCCTCTCACcccaaaacgacgccgtttctCCCCCACCCCTCCAAATACACTTTAATCCCCTTCTGCATTTCCAATCAACAATACTTCACCAAATCCAGAAGCAGCAAATTCAGATTCAACAAGTAATTCAGCGACATATTCACCAACAACAGAGCACAAATTCAATTTCACAGGCTCAGTTCACAATTCAACCAGTCCAAATTGTgcaatttatgaagaacatgtAAGAACTGCTTATAATTCTGAAAAAATTGCTACACTCTCAAATAGAATCAGCAACTTACCAAAAATTACATATGGAGAAAACGGATCTGagagaataagaaaaattatgcAAACAGCACCTGAGAGCTTGAAGGAGTGAGATCAGATAAACTCTCCGGTGCATCGATTACATGCCACCGAACACTGAAGCTCCATTTTTCGTCTGAAAGCAGTCTAGAGATATGACCAACAGCAACATGAAGATTTCGGCCCACGACATAAATATGGCAATTGCAAGCATTGACAGCAAAAGGCTTGCATATTTGCTCAGGCAAAGGGGGGCCATCTATGGCATCCCAGGAGTCTGTTTTCGTGTCATAGACCTTTAGCTTCATTCTTTCGAGCTCAGAGACAACAAACAAGTGGCCATAAACAACGACACTTGAACCGGTCCAGCCTTCTCTAAGTCTAACATCCATGTTTTTCCAATTATCTGTTCTGGGATCATAGACTTGTCCCCTTGGAGAGACATAAAAGGGCCATAACCAGCTTTCGTTGAAGAGAAGCTTTCCGTTGAGAACTGCTGCATCATAAGATGCCATATTGGTTCCTATGCTGGCGATAGAGCGCCAATTTTCAGTGAGAGGATCCAATACCTTTCTCATCTAAATACACACCTCACTTAAACCCTCCCTTTCACAACTAAACTTGATTTCATTCCCCCCAAAATCCAAATCCTCCTCAACAAACACAAAATTCCCTGACTTTATGAAAGCAACTTCACCACAAAGCCAGTAACTTTACCATCAACTGGAAAGAATTTAACTTTGGAACACAGAGATACCAATTTACAAAAAGGCAAAAGCTTAGAAGTAGCACATAGAAAAAATCTCAACTTTATCTGAAATAGAAATCACTAAGGACCCCACGGCGGGACCCACAAAGACGTCATCGTCCTTGGCGGAAGCGTCGTCGTCAGTGTGTATACACTTGCCGAGTATGAAGGGAGTGGGAGCGAGCAAGGGCTTGTGGTCGAGCGAAGACGATGCGGAGGTtgaggaaggagaagagagagccAGCACTTCCGCGTACGGAGACGGAAACGGAGGAGAAGCTGGCGGGAGTGGTTCCGGTTCCGGTGGCGGCGATGATTGAGGGCTCGGCCTGGCAGAGGAGCCACTCGATGGTCTGGCCGTCGGACTTGTGGCCGAGCTCCGTCGGATGTCATGGGTCGGAATGCTCCCTTTCTTCCTTCACCCGCTCCACCTTCACACTGAACTCGAAGGATTAGGGCTCAAGGATTTCATAGATTGGGGGTGGGGGAGAAACGGCGTCATTTTGGGGTGAGAGGACTAATATGTCCTGTTTTGAAAAGCTACACGTTTTGGTGTGAAAGGACTAATACGTCCTCTTTTCAAAAGTCCATCCCACGTGGCAGCCCGTAACAGCCAGGTCAGCGCCACGGGAGCCACGTCACCGTTTTCCGTCAGGGCAAACGGAGCGACTCTAACGGAGGGGTAAATATGTCCACTTTTTCGGAGGGTCAGGGACATTAAAGTATTTTCCAAACCTCGGGGACGAAAATGTCCGCGGAAAAAAAGGTCAAGGACGGATTTGTCCTTTACTCATACAAAAATAAGGATGTTCGATAGATATCGCAAATTATCCTCTCAATGTTTTTTTTTGAAAGGGGTGAATTTCATTAAATAAGGCTGTGCCCAGTACATCCAAAAAGGCCAAATTTGTAACATGTGTTAGAAATTattgtgataaaaaaaaaattattctccATCTCTAAGCAATTTTAGCATCTATATATATCTAAATAATTTAGAATCAcgcattttttttttcatttttcttctctccccacacttcttcttcaatcttgtaggtctttttcttttcctcatTTTTTACACCACCACCATttcctcctctttcttcttctttttttatttttttgtttatgattcaatttttgtttgtgttcttgtttttgAATTAAGTTTGATTGTCATAAtcatttaaataattttggttcattttaaatttaaataaggtACACTTAGTCTGTACTTATTTTAAAACGAGTTTACAtcctaaatttaatttttggtttATTTCTGAATATAATTTCGATTAATTTCTATTCTGCACAATTTAAAATTCTTCTTGGTTGCCTTCGTTTCCTCACCTTCGCTTCTTCACcatgaaaagaagaagaaaaagaaaaaaatacagtaGCAATAACGCAAAAAAAGAATAAGTATAGGAGGAGAAACGCGAAAAAAAAATGCTACGTACGTAAATAAGtgtgaaaagaagaagaagttccATCCGTAAATGAGCGTGAAGATACGCATGTAATCATGTTCTTTTAATAAGAGTGGATTTTTGTTGGTGTTGAACCTACTTAAATgaatttagataaaaaaaatacttaaatgtGTAATAATTTGTATTATTATATGATGTAACAAACCAAGTCTAAAAAAATAGATAGATCtatcatataaataatttttacagTAATATATATTTGTAATTCTAGAGAAATAGATAGATTTGGATTATTTTACCTATTTTTTGATTATCATCCGCTAAAATTatgattataaatataaatttaatttctttataataaatataaatcaagttcgataatataaatatatcatTATTCTACATCTTTATATGTAcctttattattaaattttgtatctatatataatttttaaaataataatgagATTGAGTAATACATTTAATcataaaacttttatttttttaaatttattagtaATTTAAAAGAAATAGCTTAATATGTGTTTGAattaaaagtttataaatgaaaatttatataaaatgaattttacaaattttatttttattaaaaacaaattGGTGTTGGAAGAATTTATATTTgacaatttttatattaaaatatattataataaattaaaggttgtttaaatatattattcaaaattaattttaaataaaaaattcttaaaaaatataaatttaaataattattttattttaaatatttaaataaattaaaatatttttttatagtactcttagtattttttagtactttttaattataatttttattatttataattttaatattattatgctaattttatttaattcattCTCTTTAGTAggattaataaaattataatacagaatacaaaataaaataaaatataataaaataaaattttataaaaaaataaaaaagagcatttatataaataaaatattaaaaaataatcgATTAAtcgaataaaaaataaaaacggAGTATTTTTTGGTGTTCTAAATATTAAATCAGATGCACGCTTAGAAGCATGAAATAAAATCAGGTTATGAGATAGTAATTAAGTCTATCTATGTATGATATCTATCAAACTTTAGATTTAACCAATATAAGTGGGTGACCATTTTGATGAGAGGCTCCAAAATTAGAGTATCATTGAATGTTGTTATACCTATTTTTATGTTCACTTTATCTACTTTcctttgtgtgttttttttttttttaattcattatgATTTTGCAAGGTATTTTGCAACTCTACTAAATTAAATCTAAACTCTCCCATTTATAGATAGAGAAGGGATAAAGGCATAATCTCTCCATAAAGAATA is a window from the Arachis stenosperma cultivar V10309 chromosome 3, arast.V10309.gnm1.PFL2, whole genome shotgun sequence genome containing:
- the LOC130965554 gene encoding F-box/kelch-repeat protein At1g30090-like, producing MASYDAAVLNGKLLFNESWLWPFYVSPRGQVYDPRTDNWKNMDVRLREGWTGSSVVVYGHLFVVSELERMKLKVYDTKTDSWDAIDGPPLPEQICKPFAVNACNCHIYVVGRNLHVAVGHISRLLSDEKWSFSVRWHVIDAPESLSDLTPSSSQPVKLNLCSVVGEYVAELLVESEFAASGFGEVLLIGNAEGD